The genomic region TTCAAAGTGCTACAGCGTCCCTTGCGCGTCTGATAAGACGCGGCGCTGTAGTTCTAGCACGCGACCGCTTCCGTGGCGGCCTCCAGCCAGCGGCGCGTTTCGTCGCTGGCGATGAGCGGCATGAGCTTGTCGCGCGTTTCCGCGTGATAGGCGTTCAGCCAGGCAAGCTCTTCGTCGGTCAACAGCGAAGGGAGCACGAGGCGCCGGTCGATCGGGCAGTAGGTTAGCGTGTCGAAGCCGAGCATCGGCAGGTCGCCGCCTTCGATCTCCGAGGCTTCCCGGACGACGACGAGATTTTCGATACGGATGCCGAAGGCGCCCGGACGATAGTAGCCGGGCTCGTTGGAAAGGATCATGCCCGGCAGCAGTTCCTGGGTCGAAAGCCGGGCGATGCGCTGCGGTCCCTCATGCACGGAAAGATAGGAGCCGACGCCGTGGCCGGTGCCGTGGGCATAGTCGGCGCCCGCCTTCCAGAGTGCGATGCGGGCAAGAGGATCGAGATCGACGCCACGCGAACCTTTGGGAAAGCGCGCCGTGCTGATCGCTATCATGCCTTTCAGCACCAGCGTGAAGAAGCGCTTCTGCTCTTCCGGAACGGCACCGATCGCGACCGTTCGGGTGATGTCGGTCGTGCCGTTGATGTATTGTGCACCGGAATCTATGAGGAACACGGTGCCGGGCTCGATCGTCCGGTCGGTATCCGTCGTCACGCGGTAATGCATGATCGCCGCGTGCGAGCCGGCGCCTGCAATCGTGTCGAAAGAAATGTCCTTCAGCGGATTCTGCATGCGCTCGCCGAGGGTCGCGCGCACGGCCTCGAGCCTTTCGGTTGCGGCGATCTCGGTCACGCTGCCAGGCGCGGTCTGATCGAGCCAGGCGAGGAACTCGACCATGGCGGCGCCGTCCTGCAGGTGCGCGCGGGCCGATCCCTGGATCTCGGCGGCGTTCTTGCGGGCGCGGGGGAGGCGGGCCGGATCGACTGCGCCGACGACCGAGCCACCCTTCGCGCGGATCAGTTCACCGATGGCGAAGGGCGCGAGGTCTGGGTCGATCATGATTGCCGCGCCGGTCGCCGCGAGCGCCGCCAGCCGGTCCTCGAAACTTGCCGGTGCGGTGATCTCGGCAAGCTGGGTCAGATAGGCTTCCTGTTCGATGCCGGTCTTGCGCTTGTCGAGGAAGATCTCGGCGCGGCCGTCCGCATGGATGATCGCGCGGGCGAGCGGATGCGGCGTGTGCGGCACGTCATTGCCGCGAATGTTGAACGTCCATGCAACGGAGGAGGGGTCGGTGAGGACGACGGCGCCCGCCTTTGCCTTTTCGAGGCCGGCGGCAATCGCGGCAATCTTGTCCTTCGCCAATTGGCCGGCGTGCTCGATCGGCTGGATCGTCACTCGGCCCAGGGGAGCGGCGGGCCGGCCGGTCCAGATTTTGTCGAGCGGGTTGTGATCGAGGAAAATGAGCGTGCCGTCGACCGCCGCGAGCGCCTTCTGCAGCTTGAGGACCTCGGCGCCGGTATGAAGCCAGGGGTCGATGCCAAGGCGGAAACCCTTCGGAGCATGGCCCTCCAGCCAGACATGCGGCGGCTCGCCGATAAGGTCGCCGCCCGTGAAGACGCTGCCATCGACCTGCTCCTTGAGTTGGGTCACGTAGCGTCCATCGACGAAGACGATCGCTTCACGCTG from Sinorhizobium garamanticum harbors:
- a CDS encoding aminopeptidase P family protein, with the translated sequence MFQSFEVTSTPQFGKERTAALRAAFSALGIDGFLVPRADEFQGEYVPASSERLSWLTGFTGSAGVALITQREAIVFVDGRYVTQLKEQVDGSVFTGGDLIGEPPHVWLEGHAPKGFRLGIDPWLHTGAEVLKLQKALAAVDGTLIFLDHNPLDKIWTGRPAAPLGRVTIQPIEHAGQLAKDKIAAIAAGLEKAKAGAVVLTDPSSVAWTFNIRGNDVPHTPHPLARAIIHADGRAEIFLDKRKTGIEQEAYLTQLAEITAPASFEDRLAALAATGAAIMIDPDLAPFAIGELIRAKGGSVVGAVDPARLPRARKNAAEIQGSARAHLQDGAAMVEFLAWLDQTAPGSVTEIAATERLEAVRATLGERMQNPLKDISFDTIAGAGSHAAIMHYRVTTDTDRTIEPGTVFLIDSGAQYINGTTDITRTVAIGAVPEEQKRFFTLVLKGMIAISTARFPKGSRGVDLDPLARIALWKAGADYAHGTGHGVGSYLSVHEGPQRIARLSTQELLPGMILSNEPGYYRPGAFGIRIENLVVVREASEIEGGDLPMLGFDTLTYCPIDRRLVLPSLLTDEELAWLNAYHAETRDKLMPLIASDETRRWLEAATEAVAC